ACCTTTATTACCAACAACTAAAGCACTGCTTTTACAATTAGAAATTCCCCTGAGTGCTGTTGTTGCAGCAGCTAAAGCTGGACGCAATGCCAATATAACAGTAATTCTTGATCCTGCACCTGCACAATCTAACTTACCAGCAGAACTTTACCCTTTGGTGGATATTATCACCCCCAATGAAGTGGAAGCAGGACAATTAGTTGGGTTTACGGTAGATAGCCCAGAATCAGCAGCCAAAGCAGGGGCAGTGTTATTGCAAAGGGGTGTGAAATCTGCGATCGTGAAATTAGGTGCAAAGGGTGTTGTTTGTGCCACAACTGAGGAAACATTTTTTGTGCCAGCTTTTTCAGTTAATGTTGTGGATACTGTGGCGGCTGGTGATGCTTTTAATGGTGGTTTAGCAGCTGCACTTTACACCGGAATGACTTTACGTCAAGCAGTGATTTGGGGCGCAGCCGCAGGTGCTTTAGCAGCCACAAAATCTGGCGCACAAACTTCATTACCTGATAAGTTGACTTTTGAGGCTTTTCTGAAAGAAAAAAGTATGAAGTATGAAGTCTAAAGTCTGAAATTACAATATTTAGCCTTTTGACCATTGACTATTGACCATTGACTACTTCCCAATATCTTCATTCCATAATTCGGGGTTAGTTTGAATAAATTCACTCATTATTTGTTCGCATTCATCTAAATTTAAATCAATAACTTCTACGCCGTGAGAAATCATAAATTCCTTAGCACCAGGAAATGTGCGAGATTCTCCGGCGATGAC
This window of the Nostoc sp. HK-01 genome carries:
- a CDS encoding ribokinase translates to MIMSIIVFGSINIDLVATATHLPTSGETLLGNDFFQIPGGKGANQAVALARLGIPTHIVGRVGTQSFGAELLNHLQTAGVQTGNILLDETVSSGVAIIIVDDAGQNQIVVIPGANGKVNHEDVERLLPLLPTTKALLLQLEIPLSAVVAAAKAGRNANITVILDPAPAQSNLPAELYPLVDIITPNEVEAGQLVGFTVDSPESAAKAGAVLLQRGVKSAIVKLGAKGVVCATTEETFFVPAFSVNVVDTVAAGDAFNGGLAAALYTGMTLRQAVIWGAAAGALAATKSGAQTSLPDKLTFEAFLKEKSMKYEV